A window of Variovorax paradoxus EPS genomic DNA:
GCGGGCTTCGGCGCGGAGATCGCGGCCAGCGCCGCGGAGGCCACGGGCTGCCGCATCACACGGCTGGGCGCGCCGCGCATTCCGGTCGGCTATGCGCCGGTGCTGGAGGCGCAGTCGCGCATCGGCGCGGAGGCCGTCGTGGCCGCCGCGAAGAAGCTGCTGGGCTGAGCCTGCGGGTCCGGCGTCAGGCTGCGAAGCCGCCGTCGATGTTCAGGCTCGCACCGGTCACGAACGCCGCTTCGGGGCTGGCGAGGTACGCCACCATGCTCGCGATTTCATCGGGGTGGCCGTGGCGGGGCAGCGCCATCAGGCCGTGCATCGCGGCGGCGTTCGGGCCATCGACCGGGTTCATGTCGGTGTTGACCGGGCCGGGCTGCACGTTGTTGACGGTGATGCCGCGCGGGCCGAGGTCGCGTGAAAGCCCTTGCACCAGGCCCTTCAACGCCGACTTGCTCATGGCATAGGCCGCGCCGCCGGGCCAGGGCATGCGCTCGGCGTTGGTGCTGCCGATGTTGATGATGCGGCCGCCCTCGCCCATGTGGCGCGAGGCTGCCTTCGCTGCGACGAACACGGCGCGCACGTTGACGTCGAGCGTCTTGTCGAAGTCTTCGAGCGAGAAGTCGTCCAGGGCGCCGCCGAGGAACACGCCGGCGT
This region includes:
- a CDS encoding SDR family oxidoreductase; translation: MASTTSSSSSSVLAGKVAFVTGGSRGIGAAIVRRLVRDGAAVAFSYASSAAPADELVRSIQSEGGRALALKIDSADAAALTAGIDEAARTLGKIDILVNNAGVFLGGALDDFSLEDFDKTLDVNVRAVFVAAKAASRHMGEGGRIINIGSTNAERMPWPGGAAYAMSKSALKGLVQGLSRDLGPRGITVNNVQPGPVNTDMNPVDGPNAAAMHGLMALPRHGHPDEIASMVAYLASPEAAFVTGASLNIDGGFAA